In Dama dama isolate Ldn47 chromosome 20, ASM3311817v1, whole genome shotgun sequence, a single window of DNA contains:
- the TAL1 gene encoding T-cell acute lymphocytic leukemia protein 1 isoform X3 translates to MFATNNRVKRRPSPYEMEITDGPHTKVVRRIFTNSRERWRQQNVNGAFAELRKLIPTHPPDKKLSKNEILRLAMKYINFLAKLLNDQEEEGTQRAKPGKDPVVGAGGGGAGGGGNAPPEDLLQDVLSPNSSCGSSLDGAASPDSYTEEPAPKHTARSLHPAMLPAADGAGPR, encoded by the exons ATGTTCGCCACCAACAACCGAGTGAAGAGGAGACCCTCCCCTTACGAGATGGAGATTACTGATG gtcCCCACACTAAAGTCGTGCGGCGCATCTTCACCAACAGCCGGGAGCGATGGCGGCAGCAGAATGTGAATGGGGCCTTCGCTGAGCTCCGCAAGCTGATCCCCACGCATCCCCCAGACAAGAAGCTCAGCAAGAATGAGATCCTCCGCCTGGCCATGAAGTACATCAACTTCCTGGCCAAGCTGCTCAATGACCAGGAGGAGGAAGGCACCCAGCGGGCCAAGCCTGGCAAAGACCCTGTAGTGGGGGCTGGCGGAGGGGGTGCGGGGGGAGGGGGCAACGCGCCTCCCGAGGATCTCCTGCAGGACGTGCTCTCCCCGAACTCCAGCTGTGGCAGCTCCCTGGATGGGGCAGCCAGCCCGGACAGCTACACAGAAGAGCCAGCGCCCAAACACACAGCCCGCAGTCTCCATCCTGCCATGCTGCCCGCTGCGGATGGAGCCGGCCCCCGGTGA
- the TAL1 gene encoding T-cell acute lymphocytic leukemia protein 1 isoform X2, with protein sequence MTEQPPSEAAHSDPPLEGRDAAEARMAPPHLVLLNGVAKETSRTAPAEPPVIELGTRGGGPGGGPAGGGGAARDLKGREAAAAEARHRVPTTELCRPPGPAPASAPAELPGDGRMVQLSPPALAAPAAPGRALLYSLSQPLASLGSGFFGEPDAFPMFATNNRVKRRPSPYEMEITDGPHTKVVRRIFTNSRERWRQQNVNGAFAELRKLIPTHPPDKKLSKNEILRLAMKYINFLAKLLNDQEEEGTQRAKPGKDPVVGAGGGGAGGGGNAPPEDLLQDVLSPNSSCGSSLDGAASPDSYTEEPAPKHTARSLHPAMLPAADGAGPR encoded by the exons ATGACGGAGCAGCCGCCGAGCGAGGCGGCACACAGTGACCCCCCGCTAGAGGGACGGGACGCGGCCGAGGCCCGCATGGCCCCCCCGCACCTGGTCCTGCTGAACGGCGTCGCCAAGGAGACGAGCCGCACAGCCCCGGCGGAGCCCCCGGTCATCGAGCTGGGCACGCGCGGCGGCGGCCCGGGGGGCGGCCCCGCCGGTGGGGGCGGCGCCGCGCGGGACTTAAAGGGCCGCGAGGCTGCGGCGGCCGAAGCACGCCATCGGGTGCCCACCACCGAGCTGTGCAGACCGCCCGGGCCCGCGCCCGCCTCGGCCCCCGCGGAACTGCCCGGCGACGGCCGCATGGTGCAGCTGAGCCCGCCCGCGCTGGcggcccccgccgcccccggccGCGCGCTGCTCTACAGCCTCAGCCAGCCGTTGGCCTCGCTCGGCAG TGGCTTCTTTGGGGAGCCAGATGCCTTCCCTATGTTCGCCACCAACAACCGAGTGAAGAGGAGACCCTCCCCTTACGAGATGGAGATTACTGATG gtcCCCACACTAAAGTCGTGCGGCGCATCTTCACCAACAGCCGGGAGCGATGGCGGCAGCAGAATGTGAATGGGGCCTTCGCTGAGCTCCGCAAGCTGATCCCCACGCATCCCCCAGACAAGAAGCTCAGCAAGAATGAGATCCTCCGCCTGGCCATGAAGTACATCAACTTCCTGGCCAAGCTGCTCAATGACCAGGAGGAGGAAGGCACCCAGCGGGCCAAGCCTGGCAAAGACCCTGTAGTGGGGGCTGGCGGAGGGGGTGCGGGGGGAGGGGGCAACGCGCCTCCCGAGGATCTCCTGCAGGACGTGCTCTCCCCGAACTCCAGCTGTGGCAGCTCCCTGGATGGGGCAGCCAGCCCGGACAGCTACACAGAAGAGCCAGCGCCCAAACACACAGCCCGCAGTCTCCATCCTGCCATGCTGCCCGCTGCGGATGGAGCCGGCCCCCGGTGA
- the TAL1 gene encoding T-cell acute lymphocytic leukemia protein 1 isoform X1, whose amino-acid sequence MYVAVGWGHVLLKGERNFKKHPTSARQVPRQNQKGGGKSTVGRGFVPSSSRAAREGARVIFLSRLFLHFLPPSLPPPPPPNCFSRAGCICIPFLPKSLSLRPSSLSPRMTEQPPSEAAHSDPPLEGRDAAEARMAPPHLVLLNGVAKETSRTAPAEPPVIELGTRGGGPGGGPAGGGGAARDLKGREAAAAEARHRVPTTELCRPPGPAPASAPAELPGDGRMVQLSPPALAAPAAPGRALLYSLSQPLASLGSGFFGEPDAFPMFATNNRVKRRPSPYEMEITDGPHTKVVRRIFTNSRERWRQQNVNGAFAELRKLIPTHPPDKKLSKNEILRLAMKYINFLAKLLNDQEEEGTQRAKPGKDPVVGAGGGGAGGGGNAPPEDLLQDVLSPNSSCGSSLDGAASPDSYTEEPAPKHTARSLHPAMLPAADGAGPR is encoded by the exons ATGTATGTCGCGGTAGGCTGGGGGCACGTACTGTTGAAAGGAGAGAGGAATTTCAAAAAGCACCCCACCTCCGCCCGACAGGTTCCCCGCCAAAACCAAAAGGGGGGCGGGAAGAGCACCGTCGGTCGGGGATTTGTTCCCTCCTCTTCCCGTGCGGCCCGAGAAGGGGCACGGGTGATATTTCTTTCTCGcctctttctgcatttccttcctccttccctcccacccccccccccccccaactgttTTTCTCGTGCTGGCTGtatttgtattccttttcttCCAAAGTCTCTGTCCCTTCGGCCCTCGTCTCTGTCTCCCAG GATGACGGAGCAGCCGCCGAGCGAGGCGGCACACAGTGACCCCCCGCTAGAGGGACGGGACGCGGCCGAGGCCCGCATGGCCCCCCCGCACCTGGTCCTGCTGAACGGCGTCGCCAAGGAGACGAGCCGCACAGCCCCGGCGGAGCCCCCGGTCATCGAGCTGGGCACGCGCGGCGGCGGCCCGGGGGGCGGCCCCGCCGGTGGGGGCGGCGCCGCGCGGGACTTAAAGGGCCGCGAGGCTGCGGCGGCCGAAGCACGCCATCGGGTGCCCACCACCGAGCTGTGCAGACCGCCCGGGCCCGCGCCCGCCTCGGCCCCCGCGGAACTGCCCGGCGACGGCCGCATGGTGCAGCTGAGCCCGCCCGCGCTGGcggcccccgccgcccccggccGCGCGCTGCTCTACAGCCTCAGCCAGCCGTTGGCCTCGCTCGGCAG TGGCTTCTTTGGGGAGCCAGATGCCTTCCCTATGTTCGCCACCAACAACCGAGTGAAGAGGAGACCCTCCCCTTACGAGATGGAGATTACTGATG gtcCCCACACTAAAGTCGTGCGGCGCATCTTCACCAACAGCCGGGAGCGATGGCGGCAGCAGAATGTGAATGGGGCCTTCGCTGAGCTCCGCAAGCTGATCCCCACGCATCCCCCAGACAAGAAGCTCAGCAAGAATGAGATCCTCCGCCTGGCCATGAAGTACATCAACTTCCTGGCCAAGCTGCTCAATGACCAGGAGGAGGAAGGCACCCAGCGGGCCAAGCCTGGCAAAGACCCTGTAGTGGGGGCTGGCGGAGGGGGTGCGGGGGGAGGGGGCAACGCGCCTCCCGAGGATCTCCTGCAGGACGTGCTCTCCCCGAACTCCAGCTGTGGCAGCTCCCTGGATGGGGCAGCCAGCCCGGACAGCTACACAGAAGAGCCAGCGCCCAAACACACAGCCCGCAGTCTCCATCCTGCCATGCTGCCCGCTGCGGATGGAGCCGGCCCCCGGTGA